One window of the Pelosinus sp. IPA-1 genome contains the following:
- the raiA gene encoding ribosome-associated translation inhibitor RaiA, translating into MAITVRGKNIEITPALKDYVVKRTSKITKYFQTLGEITAVLAVEKGRHIIELTVPINGMILRGEEATADMYTSIDLVVDKIEKQIEKYKTKISRRLKAGVFKGELVAATVPSETDELQVVRTKRFAVKPMDTEEAILQMNLINHDFYVFRDATTEEVNVVYRRKDGRYGLIEPDSN; encoded by the coding sequence ATGGCAATCACTGTACGAGGCAAAAATATCGAAATTACACCAGCACTAAAGGATTACGTAGTAAAGCGCACCAGTAAAATCACAAAATACTTCCAAACTCTAGGTGAGATTACAGCTGTTTTAGCTGTAGAAAAGGGTCGTCACATTATAGAGCTCACCGTACCTATTAATGGTATGATTCTCAGAGGCGAAGAAGCTACTGCTGATATGTATACTTCTATCGATCTTGTTGTTGATAAGATTGAAAAACAGATTGAAAAATATAAAACCAAAATTTCCCGCAGACTAAAAGCTGGAGTTTTCAAAGGGGAATTAGTTGCGGCGACTGTACCGTCAGAAACAGATGAACTACAGGTCGTAAGAACCAAACGATTCGCTGTTAAACCGATGGATACAGAAGAAGCCATTTTGCAGATGAATTTGATTAATCATGATTTCTATGTCTTTAGAGATGCTACAACAGAAGAAGTTAACGTAGTGTATCGTCGTAAAGATGGAAGATACGGTTTAATTGAACCAGATTCTAACTAA